The Leptospira sp. WS39.C2 genome contains a region encoding:
- a CDS encoding bacteriohemerythrin produces MIANWDTKFETNISEIDSQHKKLFRLINQIESVYEENKDHLSKKSKLLVEAVSELEDYTLSHFLIEERVMELNQYPDLESHKKQHDRFTDKIMELKNRLTSGNLLTNDIELSQFFKDLIGFLRLWLTNHILKEDMNYKPYIKLDL; encoded by the coding sequence ATGATCGCTAATTGGGATACTAAATTTGAGACCAATATATCAGAGATTGACTCACAACACAAAAAATTGTTTCGACTCATCAACCAAATTGAATCTGTTTATGAAGAAAACAAAGACCACTTGTCAAAAAAATCAAAATTACTTGTAGAAGCTGTTTCAGAATTAGAAGACTACACACTAAGCCATTTTTTGATTGAAGAAAGGGTGATGGAATTAAACCAATATCCAGATTTAGAATCACATAAAAAACAGCACGATCGATTTACTGATAAAATTATGGAATTGAAGAATCGTTTAACATCAGGGAACTTATTGACAAATGATATTGAATTGAGTCAATTTTTTAAGGATTTAATTGGTTTTTTAAGACTTTGGTTAACAAATCATATTTTAAAAGAAGATATGAATTATAAACCATACATAAAATTAGATTTATAA